The stretch of DNA TTCATACTGAGTGGAGGGCTGAGGGAGAAATCTAGAGTACCAGTCCCTAGCTTCATAGTGTTTGTGCCCTCTAAACACTGGCAAAACAACATACTGACTTGCTTTATCTCGGCTCACTATCATCAGGCCACACAAAAGAATCTTAAAATCAATATGGACATGCTAACTGATAATGTATTATCAGTTACAGTGCAAGAGCCACTTCATTCACAAAACTCACATGTTTATGCAAGAAGCTGCGGACTCGAGGCAGATCAGGATAAAAGCTGTTTCGCACTATAATCTGCAGCCATCGAATCTGGACTTCAGCGTTCATACCGTCCAACAATGCAGAGTAGCAGCTTGACAAAAGACTCATCACCTCTGAaaagccaatcacattacaagAGAAGTGTCCAGCATCCAAGTGCATACTATGAAATGAATGTCTACAAATTGTGGGATGGACTCTTAATACCTTGAGGCAGAGGTGAGCGGTCTAGAAGTCGGTCCAGAAAGAGGACGGTCTGAAAGGTGCTCCAGGAAGAGAGGTCAAATGTAGCAATCACTTGGGGGTCGGGGGTGTCTGTGCCCCAGAGGTCACACAGGTGCTGAACAGGGCCCGTTAGAGCTCTACCCGCTGAGAGATCTGGTTCACATAACGGAGGACCACAGCCATTTAGCCAACGCTCAAATTCCAGTCCTGAGCAAGAAGGGAAGCAAAGGGAAAGGAAGAAGGAGGGGAAGAAGTGtcacatttctgtttatttagcCTCCATCTCTCGCACTGCTAATGTTGCTTTGACCCCTCACTGGGTGTTATGACTGGCTCATCAGGGAAATTCCTAACTGAGGACAAATAGAGCGCAGTGAGATGAGTAACTATAAGTGTCTCTGTGTGTTAATCATCATCTCTGACAGTTGTCGCAACTCACCCTCTCGTTGAGCAACGCAGCTCTCCTTCAGCTCAGGGAAGAAGCCAAGGAAGAAGTCCAACAGATCCTGAGCGATTACGCTGGTGAATCTGAACTTCTCAATGTAGGCCTACACAGTGCATGGTGAAAGGATTCAGAACTTTCATGTGTGCATGTGGACTATCCCATTTATGTTTGTCATGTTTCTTACCCTAAGAAAGCTATCAAATTTTTGATGTCGCCACACAGCTGTGAGAGGTAAGAAACAAAGCAGAAGCCTTTCTCATAGGTGAACAGATTCATTAGACTGCTGGGGTTTACACCTTtggagaaagagaaaaggaaaaggaaaatggATAACTTGGTACATTGACCCTAGAATCACGGGTCTGACACTTCACAAGTACATTATAAATACTAGGGCACATTTTCCAGACAGGCTGAACTTTGCAAATGAGTATTTTCCTTGCTTCTGTCTTTCTGAAATCTGAGTAACAAGGAATTTTAGATGCATGTACCATACAGCTATTTCAGGTGTGTGGAAAAAGCACCATATGCCAAACCCGAGTCTCTTTCAGACTCATACAAGAGCGGgtttatattgttaaaaaggTTGTACCTGGCTCAAATTTGGCCTGCAGCTTACTGACAGGATTGTTGTCTCCAAGAAGACGCATTTGTCTGTGAAGAGCATCTAGACGGAACACTGTCTCAAGACAAGTGAAGGCTTCTCCTGAATCAAATAATTAAGGAGATAAATGTAAGGAGAGCATTGTGGGATATGGATAAGCCTACCCTGCTGAAATATCCAGCATAAACCAGAATGAATTCCATATTGGTTAGAGCTGGTATAGTGCTAGTCTATCTGGTGGACCAATATAGTCATGCTGTTCTCGAGTAAAACTGAGCTGGTGTAGCTAGTCCTTCTGCTTCCcatgctggtgaccagcaaaccagcaaccagcatcccatgcaaggtcccagcatgcaaaacataccttatgctggtgattggcaatgctggatttttcagcaggataTATGTGAATAACTGCACACTGAGGTTTTGCATCTGCTGGGGCACAACACTGGCATCTTTGTGAAATTTATACATAAACATTTCCAAGAGACCCATTACCACATGGTAATGGGTCTCTATGTTTGGAGTGTGAAATATGTGTGATGATGTGTATACCATAGGCCTCTGTGGTAATGCGCCTCTGAGCGTAAGTGGCCAGACCCTCACTGAGCCACATCTCTTCCCAGGTAGCATTGGTGACGGCATTGCCAAACCAGCCGTGAGCAATCTCATGGATGACATCAATCAGCAGAAATTCCTGACTCTCCAGTATGGAGGAAATTATGAAGGTAAGACATGGATTTTCCATGGCAACGATGGGGAATGAAGGAGGAAGGAACACTATGTCGTACCTGTAAAGAGTGAGACAGGTTAATGCCTGAACATGACAAGTGGCTTGATGAAACAAGGAGAACAAGACTGATATAAAGAATAGAACTGACCTTCCCCATACATAAGGGCCAAAGAGCCCCTCTGCCACATTAAGCCAGCGCTCCACATTGCCGCCCAGTTTACTGACTGCACACGTCAGGATGCAGGGCTCTGCCCACACACGACTCCTAAAAGCAAAGATATTGTGAAAACATTGAACAATTGCTTAGACCAGCATTTCCAGAATGGTCATGCTGGATAGTACTGGTTTGGTTCTAATCTATCCGATGAACCAGCATAGCCATGCAGTTTGCAAGACAAACTGAGCTGGTAAAGCTGGTCAGTCAGCATGGTTTTTCTGAGAACCATGTTGACCAAGATAGCATGTTTATGCTGGTAAAGCTAGTCGACTGATGTGGTCTTGTCAGTTAACTGTGGTTAAGCAGCCTATTTGAGACAAACCAGCACATTTGCACTTTccaaaacagcatatgctggtatCTAGCTATTCTGTTATTCTTTTCAGCAGGGATATTCCAtcttagtgttgtcaaaagtaccaactgcgataccaagtcggtactgaaataaaatgttaaaaatgtgatgctttgagcactgttgagcggattcgtaaacacctctgattggccattgtgttcatgcactcatcagatatgcctgtgattggctacaatgatcaacacacaggagaatttgaaagcacacggaagtgtttgaatgtgAAAGTGTTTTGGGAGTGGGAGTGTTTAAAAGCAGGTGTCTATTAGCaaacctgctttcaaacgctcccgtgtgtatctgtgtaagcgctcggtgaagggcgtcattgatgtctatttacaacgtttttgaagcactgtagccaatcacag from Ctenopharyngodon idella isolate HZGC_01 chromosome 18, HZGC01, whole genome shotgun sequence encodes:
- the rnpepl1 gene encoding LOW QUALITY PROTEIN: aminopeptidase RNPEPL1 (The sequence of the model RefSeq protein was modified relative to this genomic sequence to represent the inferred CDS: inserted 1 base in 1 codon), whose amino-acid sequence is MAELQRPTLCCCRKVLTVPGKSCEGGRSLAHCRLVDIASASNFHSFKLRHFHLDLHLNFAVKRMTGWQVLELTPVHPGVQSLILDTHPSLLIHSVDCKVPGASGAPDVFLSLTYRVEPFTDYGSSLNISLPAAVIRPHRAFRVTIRYTTTDGPAIWWLDAELTCGQTRPLVFTQGHSVCNRSFFPCFDTPAIKSTYSATVRVPEGVTVLMSASRSAYSKQDRVFQFSMEYPVPAYLVALVAGDLQHADIGPRSRVWAEPCILTCAVSKLGGNVERWLNVAEGLFGPYVWGRYDIVFLPPSFPIVAMENPCLTFIISSILESQEFLLIDVIHEIAHGWFGNAVTNATWEEMWLSEGLATYAQRRITTEAYGEAFTCLETVFRLDALHRQMRLLGDNNPVSKLQAKFEPGVNPSSLMNLFTYEKGFCFVSYLSQLCGDIKXFDSFLRAYIEKFRFTSVIAQDLLDFFLGFFPELKESCVAQREGLEFERWLNGCGPPLCEPDLSAGRALTGPVQHLCDLWGTDTPDPQVIATFDLSSWSTFQTVLFLDRLLDRSPLPQEVMSLLSSCYSALLDGMNAEVQIRWLQIIVRNSFYPDLPRVRSFLHKHTSRMYTVPLYEDLCGGVMKCFAVEVFYQTQDRLHPNLRRTLQQILFQSSALNTSTAPSLLALPPSAPSSPTDPPANGTIALRDVNVSA